TGGATATATTTTGTGCGAAACTACCGAGTGGGCAAAGCAAGGCTTCGAACCCCAAAATGTAGAGGTAGAGTATCCATTTTAGTGCAATGCTACTGCGATAAACCATGCTGCGCAAACTTACGCAAATTTTAAAAAACTATAATCAGTATTAATGCAACATAACTGACTGATAATTATAGCTTTAGAAAAGTTTGTTAAATGAGGTTGTGGTGTAGAATTTTATTCAATATAAATAATTTAAGAAAATATCCAAATTAAAAATAATGCGATGACAGCGACAAAGGCAATAGTAGCTGCAATTACGATAGGCGTAGAAATGCTAAATTGATGCATTTGTCGGTTTCCGGCAATTTCTAACCGGTTGCGGATAGCGCGGTTCTCGGCGGCGTGGATGCCAATGATAATATCTCTGCGCAAAGAAATCTCGGTCTGCATCTGCGGATTTTGAGCCAGAAACTCTTCAAAATTAACCCTGTCTTCTTCAGAAAGTTCCTTTTTTAGATATTTATCCATCAATATTTCTATTTCTTTATCAGAAAGTTCTATATTTTCCATACTTAATTATCCATTGTTGATCTTGTATTAGGTAGTCTTTGTTGTATAGCTTTTTTTAGTTTAGAAAGGCATTTATTTTTTTGTGTCTTAGAGGTTTCGGAATTTGCATATCCAAGCCGTTGTGCAATTTCCTCGTGTGAAAGCTGATGTTTGTAAAACAAACTCAGTACTTTTTTGCAAGCATCAGAAGCCTGCTCAAAAAGTTCTTGAACCAACTGTTGTCGTTCATTCAAAAGTTCTTCTTGAAATTCAATATCTACAAATTCATTTGCTTCTTCGGGTAAGTCATATAAATATTCAAATGGGTTATTTTTTCGTTTTCGGATTCTTTCTAACCAAAGATTTTTGCAAATTGCATAAAAATATGTTTTAACACTCACATCATGCCGTGGTTTATACTTACCATCACGGGTATTATTTAACAAGACCAAAATAGCGTCCTGAATCAAATCTTCTGCGTCTTGGGTATTTCCACTGTTGATTCTGACAAAGTTCTTGATACTGTGGGCATATTGCATATTGATATAATAATATCCCCAACCATCATTGCTTAGTAAGCTATTAATAATCTTGTGGTCAAGCGTTAGTTCTTCTTGTTCTTTTTCAAAACGAACACAGCATAGATTAAAAATATGTTCTTCTAAGCTGCTACCCAATGTTGGTTTAAATTTACCTTTAACGATTAAATTTCTTACTTGCAGCAAGGCATCTTTGAGTAGTCTTTTAACAGTCTCTTCTTTTTTTAGTTCAACTAATAGTGCGGGAATAATTTTAAGGTATAGCATTTCAATGAGGCTATCATCTCCGTCTTTTATTCGGGATATAATGGTAGGATCATCTAAGTTTTTAGGGTATTCAGTGGACATCGGGGAGCAAATCTAATCCAATATCTGTTCTATAAGTTTTACCGGTAAAGTTTACGGACTGAACGGCTTGATAAGCATGGGAAATGGCTTTTTTTAGGGATTCAGCGGCAACAGTAACATTTATGACTCTACCTCCTGCGGTTATTAATTGTTTATTTTCATCAAGGGTTGTTCCGGCATGAAAAAGCAGTGCGTCTGTGTGTGTTATTTCGATTTTGTGTCCTGTTGTTATCTTTCCGGGGTATCCGGCACTTGTGCAAACCACATTTAACATCGTTTCTGGCGATACTTCTATGTGTGTATTTGGCTGAATTTTTTTAGCTGCAGCTAAATAACAAAGATAAGCAAAGTCAGCTTTGATTCTGGGCAGAACAACTTGGGTTTCCGGATCTCCCAAACGCACGTTGTATTCCAAGATATAGGGCTGATTATCAAGAACCATGATTCCTAAAAACAGGAATCCACAGTAATCAATTTGTTCTTGTTGCAGCCCTTTTAGGGTTGGGTATATTATTTGGGCAATAATTTGTTGTTTTAATGTTTCATTAAACCAGGGTACCGGAGATACTGCCCCCATTCCGCCGGTATTAGGGCCTAAGTCGTTATTTTGGGCACGTTTATAGTCTTTGGCTTCTGGAAGCCAGATAAACTCTTTTCCGTCGGTCAAAATAAAACAGGAAATTTCTTTACCGGCTAAATATTGCTCTACTACAACTTTTGAGGCTGCATCTTGTAATGTTTTATCAGCCCAAAAATCTTGTAATGTGCTTTTTAGTTCGGGTTCATTTTGGCAGATGGCTACCCCTTTTCCGGCAGCCAAGCCGTCAGCTTTGAGTACGCAAGGAAACCCAAGTTTATGAGCATAATCCAGCACGTTATCATATTCTCCGGTTGTAAAAACTTGATATTGCGCTGTGGGTATGTTGTTTTTGGCGAAAAAGTGTTTGGCAAAAGACTTACTGCTTTCCAGCATAGCGGCGGCTTGATTGGGGCCACATACGAAGCAGTATGGACGCAGATAGTCAGCAATTCCGGCAGCTAAGGGCTGTTCGGGGCCTACTATCACCAAATCAATATGTTCTTGCTGAATGAATTCAGCAATTTTCTCAAAATCAGTGAGCTGTATTGTTATATTTGTGCCTAAGGTAGCCGTTCCGGGGTTTCCTGGGCAGGTAAATAAGGCTGTGCATGACGGGCTTTTGTGAATTGCTAACGCCATTGCGTGCTCTCGACCGCCGGAACCTAACAATAGTACACGCATACTCTTAATCCTAAAACTTCTCTACCAAAATTTGTAATCCTTTCACAAAATTGGTTTCCGGCTGATACATCAATTCAGTTTGTGCACGAACGATAGATGCCAGTGAGTTCTTTATATCTCCAATACGTGGTGGTTCAAACTTTGGCTCAATATTTTTTCCTAAAATGGTATTTAGATGCTGAATGAGATCTAACAAAGAATGGGTGGAATTACAAGCAATATTAAAAACTTTACCGGAAACATTAGGAGAATCGCAGGCTAAAAGATTTGCATTAACTACATTTTTTACAAAAGTAAAATCTCTACTTTGGGTTCCGTCTCCGTGGACAGTAGGCTTTTGAGCCTTTAACATAGCACTTAGAAATTTCGGAATCACCGCTGCATATTGAGAATTAGGGTCTTGTCTGGGGCCAAAAACATTAAAGTATCGTAAGGCAACGGTTTCTAAGCCATAAACTTTATGAAACACTTGGCAGTAGTGCTCCCCTGATAACTTGCTTACAGCATAAGGAGATTTCGGGCTGGGTGTCATGGTTTCAATCTTAGGAGATTCAGGGTTATCTCCATAAACGGAGGATGAAGAAGCATAAATAAACCGTTTAACACGAGCTTCTTTGGCAGCATATAGCATCGTTAGGGTTCCGTTTGCATTTATGTCATTGCTAGTAATCGGGTCATTAATAGAGCGTGGCACAGAACCCAATGCGGCTTGATGTAACACAAAGTCTATTCCCTTAACTGCCTGCAATGCAACATGATAATAGCGGATATCTCCCTCTATTAACTCTATATCGTTTATAAACTGATCTAAGTTTCGGCGATACCCAGTTGAGAAATTATCCAACACACGAACAAATTCTCCGCGTTTTAATAGATCTTCAACAATGTGTGAACCAATAAAACCAGCACCTCCGGTTATTAAATAACGAGCCATATTATTGTAAATTCAATAAAAATAATTTTTTAACTAATAAAATAACCTCTAAATATAGGTGATTAAAAAAATGATAACCCATAGAACACTCAAAAACGCGCTGCCTAAACATCTTTACTTTACTATTTATCATGATATTTTAGAGAGCAATTTACAAATAAAATTTAACTGTGTTAGGTAAATAATGGAGTTTTTTCTGCTAATTATAAAGTCATTTTAAGTATGTTAGATTTTCTTTCGGAAAAAATATTTGATTTTTCTGCGAATTTTTTGAAACCAAGGCTCATCCTCTTCATAATATCCATATCCATACCCATAGCCGTAGTAGCCGTATCCATACCCATGGTCTTTGCTTACGTCATTGAGCAAAATGCACAGATTACTAATTTTTTTACTCTGGTGCAGTTCATCTACATAGTCTATAAAATCTACCTTAGTGATATTTTGTCTGGTAACAAAAATATTTATATCTGAAAGTTTTGATAATATAAGGGCATCAGTTACCAATCCTATTGGGGGAGTATCTAAGACAACAAAGGAGAAATTTGCTTTTAAATACTCTATAAGTTCAGGCATCTTGTTGTCTAACAGTAATTCAGATGGATTGTTAGTATCTGAGCCAGAGGGGATTACGTACAGATAATCTGCTTGTGTTTGGTAGATTACATCCTGAATTTCTTTATTTCCTTTCAAATAGTCTGTTATTCCGGGTAAGCCTCTGACTCCGGTATATTGTCCAAGTCGCTCTTTTGAGTCAGGTGAAGTTACGGGCATTGCATTTAAGTATTCATGGATTTTGGGTTTTCGTAGGTCTAAGCCTAAGATAATGGTCTTTTTTCCTGCCATAGAAAGTGCAACGGCTAAGTTTGTAGCAGTAAAGGTTTTGCCTTCGTTTGCAATTGAAGAGGTAAGTAAAATAACTGAACCTTGTTGATCTTGTCCTGTTCTTTTGTAATAGTTTATATTTGAGCGCAAGATTCGGAAGGCTTCTGATACGCCGCTACGTGGTTTTTCAAAAGTGATTAGCTTATGACGTTTGTTGCTATCATAGTTATGCGGAATACTCCCCAAGAAAGGAACATCTGTTTTTTGGGAAATCTCAACTTTATCCAGAATCGTATTTTGGGAAAAGTGTTTTGCTAAAATAACGCCTAATGGGATAAAAAGCCCAAGAAAAATAGCTGCTGCATAAACCAAAACGGGTTTTGGAAAAACGGGATCGTCAGGGTCCAGCATAGCCGGCTCAACAATCTGAACATCAGGCGTATTAGAAGAACGACTGATTGCTGCCTCCGTCCGTTTTTCCATCAAAAACACATACAAATTCTCACTCAGTTTATAATTCCGCTGGATATTTACTAACTCCCGCTCTGACTTGGGGAGTTGCTTAACAGACTGCTCCACTTGCTTTATCCGATTATTCAAATCATTCATAGCTAAGCTATTAGCAGTAAGTAAGTTATTTACATTTTCTAAAATTTTATTGCGTAATGTCTTTATTCTATCTTCCAAAAGTTTTACTTGCGGGCTTTGTATCATTCCTTGATCTAAGTAAACTTTCTTTTCTAATTGAAGGCTGATTAAATCCATCACTAACTTATTCAGAATAGGATCTTGATTTTCTCCCAATGAAAATGGGAATATACCGTTGTTGAAATCTTCGTTATTAATGTTATTTTTAAGGTATTCGTAATATTTCTGGGCGATTATATATTTTGCACGCTCTTCTTCTAACTTGCTGAGTTCTTCCAAGAGCATTTTGGCTTCTATACTAAGGTCGGCAATTTGATAGGATGATTTAAACTGCTCTAATTGGGCTTCTACGCTGCCTAAAGTATCACTAGTTTGTTTGAGCTCTTTATCAATAAACTCAATTGTCTTAATTGACACTTCATTTTTTAGGTCTAAATTTTGAGAGGCATAATTTCGGACTAATGTCTGCAAAAAATAGACGGCCTTTCTCGGTACATTTTGTTGTATTGAAACATCTATGATGGTAGAGCCAACAGGTTCTGGATTTACTACTAACCGGCGTTTATAGTCTGCAGCTAACCGCTTCAAATTATGTATTCTGAATGAATAATTTGTAATAACTATGTCTTTAACGATTTTTTCGGGCTTTACCAATCGTAGTGCAAATTCAAAATTACCGACCTTAACAATTTGATTAAACTGTACTTTTTGGTTTATCGAAAACGGCCCATAAAATATCGTTCCTTCACTTTCAGCAGTAAGTTGGTAGGTTTTGCTATCAATCAAAGTTACTTTAAAATCAACCCCATAAGGTAATGAGGAATCACAAGCAAATACCTTTGCTGTATCTACAACAATGGCAAAGGGGTTGTCTTCATATAATTCAATGTTATTGAATAATCCCTTAGAGTAGAATGATACCCAGAATCCTAACTGCCTTAATGATAGGAATATCAGTGGCTGTGAAGTTATGATTGTAGATTCGTTGAATACTTTTTCCTTTGTTTGAAAAGTGATTTCGCCGAATAAAATTTCGGAAGGGTCTTGGAAGCCGCCACTATCTTTGATTAATAGGGTTGTTTTTGCTTGAAAAACGGGAATGCTGTACCGTAAGAAAAGCCACGCTAAGAAAATAAAAAATATTAGGGAAAAGAGTATCCAGTATTTATTGGTTTTTATACGGCGATAAAACTTTTTAAATGCCTGAGTATCTCGGCTTTCTTGATTGGGTTGCGAAATAAAATCTGCCATGAATGTTTAACTAAAGGCTACTTGCGCGTAAGCACATTCAAGATGATTGCTAAAGTTGATAAAAGTGGTAAAACCCACATCGCGTTATTCATAACGAATTTTTTGGCTTTCATAGGTTTTATGTAGATAATATCGTTTGGGCGAAGATAATAATCTTCTGTTGTCAAAGTTCTTTGATTCGTCATATCCATGTATAAGACTTTGGCTTCTCCGGGGTTGCCGTGTGTACGCACAACTTTTATGACTTCTCGGTTTGCCCATGGTGAAAAGTCTCCTGCTAAGGCTATTGCGTCATAAATCGTTGGTGTAGTAAGATATACCGGATACAAGCCAGGATGCAGTACCTCTCCCATAACGGTTACGTTAAAATTCATCAAAAAAATACGAACGTTTGGGTCTGAAAAATACCTACGGGCAATAATCTTTAGCTCTTGCTGCATCTCTGAAATCGTTTTCCCCAAAACATATTGGTAGCCAATTGTCGGTAAATCTACCCGCCCGCTGTCATCAACCATATAACCTTTTAGGTATGGATGCTGGTTCGTACCAAGCCCAATAGTTGCCTCCTGCTCTGTGTTAAAGGGTATTATCGCAGAAGTAGCAATAGAACCCATCTGAATCGAAAGAACATCTCCTTTTTGTATTCGATAACTATAACTTGACCGTTCTACTGCAGAATTTTGAGAGTAGTCCTGCGATTTGGGAATAGATTTATTTTGAAAAAGCACTATTTTTTTGTTTGAAACGCATCCAGAAAGATTAGCTAATACGCTAATAATCAAAATGTAGCCAAAAAAAAATACTTTTGCAGATGTCTTTGAGATGGTTATAGAATTACCGACTTGCATTCGGCTTCAAATATAGGAACTTTGTAGAGATAAATAGATAGCAAAAGATGTTTTTTATTGCTGCCCAAGAACCTACGTATCAAAAACCATCAGATACCGGTGTGTGTATTGAATTTAGTTACTTTTGCACGGTATGATGAAAGCAGTTTATCATTTCGGGCGCTACTTAATGCTTCTCCGAATGTTCTTTGAGTCTCCTGAAAAATTTAAAATCTATTGGAGACTTACAATGCAGGAAATAGTAGCTATGGGTATCGGGAGTGTGTCTATCGTTTTCATTATTTCTGTTTTTATCGGTGCTGTTACAACGGTTCAAACTGCTTATCAATTGGTGAGTAACTTAGTTCCTAAGTCCACTATTGGAGCGATAGTTTCGACCTCTGCTATTTTAGAATTAGCTCCTACAATACTTTCTTTAGTGCTTGCCGGAAAAATCGGTTCACATATTGCTGGTGAGCTTGGGACAATGCGTGTAACAGAGCAAATTGATGCACTGGAAGTTATGGGAATAAACTCCGCATCATATTTGATTTTACCAAAGATTATCGGTGCCATGATTGCTTTCCCGTGCTTAGTGATTTTTTCTTGTTTTTTAACACACATTGGCGGTATAATAGCCGGAGATATGACCGGCGAAGTTACCGCAGCACAATTTGGGCTTGGAGCAAGAGAGTTTTTTGAGCCGTTTCAGGTTACTTTTATGCTTATTAAAGCTGTAACCTTTGGATTTGTAATTAGCTCTATTTCAGCCTATCAAGGATTTTATGTTAAGGGAGGAGCCTTAGAAGTAGGCCGTTCAAGTACCTTAGCCGTAGTTTATAGTTGTATCTTTGTGGTCTTTTGTGATTATATTTTAGCCCAATTGCTGTTATGATTGTTATCCGCAATATCTGGAAGTCGTTTGGAACCAATGATGTGTTAAAAGGTATTGATTTTGAATTTGAAAAAGGAAAAGTTAATATGGTAATTGGGGCATCAGGAAGCGGAAAAAGTGTCTTAGTTAAAAATGTAGTTGGCTTAATGACACCCAATCAAGGGCAGGTTTTTTTTGAAGACCGTGATTTTTATGCCTTACCGATACAAGAACGTAGGGAAATCAGAAAAGACATCGGAATGCTATTTCAATTTTCCGCCTTATTTGATTCTATGACCGTAGCCCAAAACGTAGCTTTTCCTTTAAAGACCTTTACCAATAAAAGTCAGCACGAAATTGACCAACGGGTTCAATTTTGTTTGTCCCGTGTAAATCTACACAATGTAGATCATTTATATCCGGCAGAAATTTCAGGCGGAATGAAAAAACGGGTCGGTATTGCCAGAGCGATAGCCAATAACCCCTGCTACTTATTTTGTGATGAACCCAACTCCGGCTTAGACCCACAAACTGCCTCATTGATAGATAAACTTATCCAAGAACTTACTTATGAGTATAAAACAACAACAGTTGTAATCTCTCATGACATGAACTCGGTTGTAAATATTGGGGATAAAATTATGTTTATCCACCAAGGGAAAAAAGCGTGGGAAGGCAGCCGATTTGATATTCGAAAAACAGATAACCCAATTGTAAACGCCTTTGTATTTGTATCTGACTGGATACGCCATGATTAGCAATAACTTATGGAGATAATCCGAATCGGTATTTTGTCCATTACATGGAAAGATCTATTAGACATCGGAATAGTTTCGTTTTTAATCTATGAAGCCTTAGCTATCTTTAAAGGTACTGCTTTTGTTCGGCTGCTGAGTATCATCTTGGGTGTCTTTATTTTATATGAACTTGTTGTTTTTTTTGATTTAACTTTACTTAAAGCACTACTTGGTCAGGTACTAAACGTAGGGTTATTAGGTACGTTGGTTATTTTTTCTCCGGAAATACGCCGTTTTTTGATTTTACTTACTAAAAATAGATTTTTAGATTTATTACAACGCTCATTCCGTTGGAGCAGCCAAGATGCTATTCCGCATAAAGAGGTTTTGTTAGCCGTAGAAGATTTAGCCCGAAACCGTGTAGGAGCAATTATTGCATTACAGGGAAGCTCTCCATTATCCCAAATTATAGACACCGGAGATATGCTAAATGCTGCTGTGTCGCACCGGCTTATCTTGTCTATATTCCAGAAAAACAGCCCGTTGCATGACGGAGCATTAATCATTCATCGAAATAAAATGATAGCTGCTCGATGTCTTTTACCGATGAGTGAAAATATGAATTTACCGGCTCAATACGGTACGAGGCATCGAGCTTCGTTGGGCTTGAGTGAGCAATCAGACTCCTTGGTGATAATAGTTTCAGAAGAAACCGGAAATATATCGGTAGCGTGGGCTGGAAAAATCTATTATAACTTAATACTTTCCAATCTGAAAAACATGATTCATACATTCCAAAAGGAAAAAACACCCATATCGTGAGAATAATAATCTTATTTTGGCTATCCCGAAAGTTTATTTTATCTCCCAGACTACCTACGGCAGTCAATCTAATAACGATAATATCCATCATCGGAATTTGTTTATGTACTGCTGCTATGGTAATGGTTCTTTCTGTATTTAATGGATTTGAAACCCTCATGCAAGAGCTATTTGCCAAAATAGATGCAGATATTCAGCTAACGCCGCGTAATGGGAAATATTTGGAATATCCTATTTTTCAAAAAGATTTACAGCAAGATTTTATCCAGTACCACACTCCTATTTTTGAAAATAGAGCGTTAGTTCAATACCAAGACAAACAAGTTATGGTAGTTTTGCGGGGTGTAAGCAACCAATATCAACTTGTAAGCCGCTATCAAGAAGCGATTTATGACGGAAAAAAGCAGTTAGATTCTGCCGGAGAATTTCCTACTGTATTGCTGGGGGCAGGGGTTGCATACCAGTTAGCAGCAAACCTTGAAGACAAACTCCACCCGCTAAAACTATTCACAATTTCAGAAAATGCAGACCTCCTGACAAATCCTGAAGCTGCTCTACAGCAAATCAATGCCTTTCCTGCTGGATATTTTTCTATCCAAAAAGAATATGACGACCAATTAGTATTAGCACCGCTTTCTGTCGTTCATTCTCTCTTTCAAGTAGATACATCACTTACTACAACTATCGAAATTCGGTTAAAACCCGGAACAAATCCCTTAAAAGCGAAACTCAAATTACAACAAATTGTTGGAAATAAAGCAATAGCAAGAACCTCAATAGAGCAGCACGAAACTATTTACCTCGTTATGCGCAATGAAAAACAAATAGCTTTTCTGGTAATATTACTGATGCTAATTATTGCTGCATTTAACTTAGTGAGTAGCCTAACGATGACTATAATCTCTAAAAAACGGGAAATAGCTGTTTTACAAACAGTTGGTGCAAATCAAATAGCTATTCAAAAGCTATTTCTGTGTTTAGGGCTTTTAATTTCCGGAATAGGAAGCCTAACCGGAATTGGGCTTGGCAGCACTTTGGTTGTTCTACAAGACAAATACAAACTGCTAAAGCTAAATGGCGGAGAAACTTTCTTATTAGATGCCTTCCCGGCAACTTTACAAAGTTTAGATTTGGTACAGATTATGGGAACAGTAATCGTTATTACTTTAATAGCAAGCTATTGGCCGGCTAAGCAAGCCGCTAAAAGGCTTATTATTGAAAACCTGCAATACCGTTAAACTTAACTTCCTTCGCTTTCTCCGTCATTGCTAACTTCTCCGGCAACTTCTTCTTCCAGTGTAGATAAAAAGATTGCTTCTATTGCTTCCTGAACAGTAGGTAAAATATTGAGTACCTTATCTAATTGAGATATTTTTATCAATTTTTCTACATGCTGGTTGATGCAACACAAAATTAAATATCCATTTAACTGCCCACATAAACGATTGGCTATCAGAATAGAACTTAATCCTGAGCTATCAATATGTCGGGTTTTTTCTAAATCTAATATGATATTCCGCACTCCCTCTGCATTCAGCATCAAAAAATCACTTTTTAGTTCCGGCGCATTTCTGGTGTCTAATTTTTCTTCCAGAACTTTTAGGATAGTGTAATTTTCTTGTTTATCTAAGGTGATTCGCATAGCAAAGTTATGAATCGGCAAAGTTGAGAAATACTTCGCTTCAAAAACCTTTTTTATACCAAAAAAAGCTGCCTTTTTAGGCAGCTTTTTTTGGTATAAGGAATAAGTTAAATTATTCTTTTACGATTTTGACAACCCTGCGAACGTCTCCGCAAGAAATCTCAACCATATAAATTCCGGTTTCTAAGTCAGAAACAGAAATTTCTCGAACAATAGAACCTGTCGTTACTGTTTCTTGGTAACGTTTTACGGTAACGCCCAGAATATTAACAAAAGAAACTTCCAATTTAGAATCTATTTCGGGCATAGCAGTTATGACCAAAATATCGTGCATTGGGTTTGGATACGCAGAAATATCAGAAACAAAATCATCTGTTTTTGAAACATTCGTGGTAAATGAACCCATTGCTGCATAACCGGTAAATGCACCTGTGTTGCAGAAAGTTTTAACTTTTACTTCGTAAGTTGTATTGGCAGATAATCCGGTTAAGGTGGCAGAATTGGTCATTGCTACTTTAAATAGCCAAATACCGCCCGTTTTTCTATAATTAACATAGAAGCTATCGGCAATAGAGGCAGCGTCCCAAGTGATAGTCGCTTGGTTATTGGTAACACCGGAAGCTACTAAGTTACTTGCCGGAACACAAGCCATGGCGGTTGTAAAGTTAGGTCCAGATACCCTGGGTAGCGGTGTTCCATTGCAATACACAGCTATTTTCCACTCATAAGCTTGGTTATCTGGTTTTAGCTTAAAGATACGAATAGAATCTATGTCTGTCCAAACACGTCTTTGCCAATTGACAGCTCCTACTAAGCGGAAGTAGGTAACAACAGAATCCGGAGTTGTGTAAGGAGGGCCAGTAGGTAAGTCCCAATCCAAAGTTGCAGAATAAGCACTTAGATTAACAACTCGTAAATTAGTGGGCGTTGGGCAGACGGGTATCATTACGTTAATATTATAATCTTCCGTTTCTCCAAAATATTCTTCGGTACAAGACCCAGGTGCATTAAATCGGGTGGTACGAATACGCATCCGATGAACACCGGGATTAGCATTGTTCGGAATAGCTATAGAACCATTAAGATAATAATTAGCATTAGCAAAGTCTTCAAAAAGGACTTCTCCCGGGTCGTCAAAGTCAGTATCATCGTTAAAGTCCACCCAAATTTTACAATACTGTACTTCATGTTGAAAACTAAGTGATATGGGGTAGGTTGTTCCCGTAACGACATTAGCTGTTAAATTCTGGTAGTATGTATAGTAGTAAGGTTGATCAGAACAGCCTGTTGTATTATTAATACCGGCAAAAGTAACATTACTTATATAATCTCCAACAACGCAACCAACGCTATGAGAGGGTTGGCAATAGCATTTTGTAGGTATCTCCATATCTACAAACACTGGTGTAGAGGCAACAGTTGTTCCACAAATTACGTTGCAGCGATAATACGTAGCTGCAGTTTGGGAAACATATATTAAGGTATCAGTAGCATTACTAATATCTGTCCAAGAAGAACCGTCCAGAGAAGACTGCCACTGATAGGTTTGGTTTAGCCCTGCAGAGTTACCAGTTAAATTCAAAGGGAAAGAAATATTAGGGCAAATAACTGTTACTGGGCTATTTGCAGTTCCGGCAGTAGGTGGGTTTTGGCAAGGAGGGGGTATCATGATGTTGATTTTATAGTCTTCTGTTTCTCCATACGCTTGATTTGAACAGGTGGTAAAAGCAGAATTGTTCCAAACACATCTAACACGCATCCGATGAACTCCAGCAGGAGCATTTCCCGGGATAGCTACTAATTTACTAATACTGTAACCGGAGGCGGCCTGCGCAAATATCTCTTCACCCGGGTCGTCAAAGTCGCCATCATCATTAAAGTCCACCCAGATTTTTAAAAACTCATCACTATATCCAAATACAACAAACAGGCTATAAGAAGATCCGGCAAGAACATTAGCTGTTAAGCCGGAGTAATTTGTATAATAGTTAGGTGATGGGGAACAGCTTGTGGCGTTATTTATATCGCTAAACTTAAATCTGAAAATTCCATCACCTCCACTGCATCCACTTGTAAATGAGGGAGTACAGTAGCAATCATTTATATCTTTCATACCCACAAATACAGCGGAAGAGGCAACTGTTGTGCCGCAGGTTACATTACAACGATAATAAGTAGCAGCAGCCTGTGTAGCATAGAATATTGTAGTATTAGCATTACTAATATCCGTCCATATAGAGTTATCCGGTGAAGATTGCCATTGGTAAGTCTGGTTTAGTCCGTTAGAATTACCAGTAAGATATAGCTTAAAAGAAATATTCTTGCAAACATTAGCTGAAAGGCTATTAGCAGTGCCGGCAATAGGCGGATCTTGGC
This genomic window from Bacteroidia bacterium contains:
- a CDS encoding sigma-70 family RNA polymerase sigma factor, giving the protein MSTEYPKNLDDPTIISRIKDGDDSLIEMLYLKIIPALLVELKKEETVKRLLKDALLQVRNLIVKGKFKPTLGSSLEEHIFNLCCVRFEKEQEELTLDHKIINSLLSNDGWGYYYINMQYAHSIKNFVRINSGNTQDAEDLIQDAILVLLNNTRDGKYKPRHDVSVKTYFYAICKNLWLERIRKRKNNPFEYLYDLPEEANEFVDIEFQEELLNERQQLVQELFEQASDACKKVLSLFYKHQLSHEEIAQRLGYANSETSKTQKNKCLSKLKKAIQQRLPNTRSTMDN
- the purD gene encoding phosphoribosylamine--glycine ligase, with the translated sequence MRVLLLGSGGREHAMALAIHKSPSCTALFTCPGNPGTATLGTNITIQLTDFEKIAEFIQQEHIDLVIVGPEQPLAAGIADYLRPYCFVCGPNQAAAMLESSKSFAKHFFAKNNIPTAQYQVFTTGEYDNVLDYAHKLGFPCVLKADGLAAGKGVAICQNEPELKSTLQDFWADKTLQDAASKVVVEQYLAGKEISCFILTDGKEFIWLPEAKDYKRAQNNDLGPNTGGMGAVSPVPWFNETLKQQIIAQIIYPTLKGLQQEQIDYCGFLFLGIMVLDNQPYILEYNVRLGDPETQVVLPRIKADFAYLCYLAAAKKIQPNTHIEVSPETMLNVVCTSAGYPGKITTGHKIEITHTDALLFHAGTTLDENKQLITAGGRVINVTVAAESLKKAISHAYQAVQSVNFTGKTYRTDIGLDLLPDVH
- a CDS encoding SDR family oxidoreductase, with the translated sequence MARYLITGGAGFIGSHIVEDLLKRGEFVRVLDNFSTGYRRNLDQFINDIELIEGDIRYYHVALQAVKGIDFVLHQAALGSVPRSINDPITSNDINANGTLTMLYAAKEARVKRFIYASSSSVYGDNPESPKIETMTPSPKSPYAVSKLSGEHYCQVFHKVYGLETVALRYFNVFGPRQDPNSQYAAVIPKFLSAMLKAQKPTVHGDGTQSRDFTFVKNVVNANLLACDSPNVSGKVFNIACNSTHSLLDLIQHLNTILGKNIEPKFEPPRIGDIKNSLASIVRAQTELMYQPETNFVKGLQILVEKF
- a CDS encoding polysaccharide biosynthesis tyrosine autokinase encodes the protein MADFISQPNQESRDTQAFKKFYRRIKTNKYWILFSLIFFIFLAWLFLRYSIPVFQAKTTLLIKDSGGFQDPSEILFGEITFQTKEKVFNESTIITSQPLIFLSLRQLGFWVSFYSKGLFNNIELYEDNPFAIVVDTAKVFACDSSLPYGVDFKVTLIDSKTYQLTAESEGTIFYGPFSINQKVQFNQIVKVGNFEFALRLVKPEKIVKDIVITNYSFRIHNLKRLAADYKRRLVVNPEPVGSTIIDVSIQQNVPRKAVYFLQTLVRNYASQNLDLKNEVSIKTIEFIDKELKQTSDTLGSVEAQLEQFKSSYQIADLSIEAKMLLEELSKLEEERAKYIIAQKYYEYLKNNINNEDFNNGIFPFSLGENQDPILNKLVMDLISLQLEKKVYLDQGMIQSPQVKLLEDRIKTLRNKILENVNNLLTANSLAMNDLNNRIKQVEQSVKQLPKSERELVNIQRNYKLSENLYVFLMEKRTEAAISRSSNTPDVQIVEPAMLDPDDPVFPKPVLVYAAAIFLGLFIPLGVILAKHFSQNTILDKVEISQKTDVPFLGSIPHNYDSNKRHKLITFEKPRSGVSEAFRILRSNINYYKRTGQDQQGSVILLTSSIANEGKTFTATNLAVALSMAGKKTIILGLDLRKPKIHEYLNAMPVTSPDSKERLGQYTGVRGLPGITDYLKGNKEIQDVIYQTQADYLYVIPSGSDTNNPSELLLDNKMPELIEYLKANFSFVVLDTPPIGLVTDALILSKLSDINIFVTRQNITKVDFIDYVDELHQSKKISNLCILLNDVSKDHGYGYGYYGYGYGYGYYEEDEPWFQKIRRKIKYFFRKKI
- a CDS encoding polysaccharide biosynthesis/export family protein, with amino-acid sequence MQVGNSITISKTSAKVFFFGYILIISVLANLSGCVSNKKIVLFQNKSIPKSQDYSQNSAVERSSYSYRIQKGDVLSIQMGSIATSAIIPFNTEQEATIGLGTNQHPYLKGYMVDDSGRVDLPTIGYQYVLGKTISEMQQELKIIARRYFSDPNVRIFLMNFNVTVMGEVLHPGLYPVYLTTPTIYDAIALAGDFSPWANREVIKVVRTHGNPGEAKVLYMDMTNQRTLTTEDYYLRPNDIIYIKPMKAKKFVMNNAMWVLPLLSTLAIILNVLTRK